One Streptococcus sp. DTU_2020_1001019_1_SI_AUS_MUR_006 DNA window includes the following coding sequences:
- a CDS encoding response regulator transcription factor, with protein MKLLLVDDHQMVRLGLKSYFELQDDVEVVGEATNGAEGISMALELRPDVIVMDIVMPEVNGIDATLAILKEWPEAKILIVTSYLDNEKIMPVLNAGARGYMLKTSSADELLHAVRKVAAGELAIEQEVSKKVEYNRNHVELHEELTARERDVLQLIAKGYENQRIADELFISLKTVKTHVSNILAKLQVSDRTQAAVYAFQHHLVGHEDF; from the coding sequence ATGAAACTATTATTGGTAGATGACCACCAAATGGTGCGTCTTGGTTTGAAAAGTTATTTTGAATTACAAGATGATGTAGAGGTTGTAGGAGAAGCAACCAATGGTGCGGAAGGAATTTCCATGGCCTTGGAGCTTCGTCCAGATGTGATTGTCATGGATATTGTCATGCCTGAAGTCAATGGGATTGACGCAACACTTGCTATTCTCAAAGAATGGCCAGAGGCTAAAATCTTGATTGTGACCTCTTACTTAGATAATGAAAAAATCATGCCGGTCTTGAATGCTGGGGCTAGAGGATATATGCTTAAGACTTCGAGCGCAGATGAATTGCTGCACGCTGTTCGTAAGGTGGCGGCTGGAGAGTTGGCTATTGAACAAGAGGTGAGTAAAAAGGTAGAATACAACCGCAATCATGTTGAACTTCACGAAGAATTAACTGCTCGTGAACGCGACGTCCTTCAACTAATCGCTAAGGGCTATGAAAATCAGCGTATCGCTGATGAATTGTTCATTTCCCTTAAGACTGTAAAAACTCATGTTTCAAACATCCTTGCTAAACTTCAGGTTAGCGACCGCACCCAGGCAGCGGTTTATGCTTTTCAACACCACTTAGTAGGCCATGAAGACTTCTAG
- a CDS encoding IS110 family transposase, which produces MRVVFGIDVSKASSEVAILVNGEKVHGYTIPNDAIGFNRLLGDLKTVHEPEIIFEATGVYSRRLQAFFEDNSYAYTRLNPLESKKQLDSLRVRKTDKIDAEKLAASQFILNRKPSYVQEALYQELRDLSRFYQNLTEDIVCAKNRLHKVLQVTFPELENILSAPTGEQYWNLVMTFPCNSFVLESDDATLTAIIRQSTAKRISEKRVTYLVDKLTKLANQSYCAVKKTSPVIEEVKYYAGELLRLSEHRQGVLEEMVTLAQSLPEYEILLSIPGIAETTATSIIGELGDIRRFHSANQINAFIGIDLRHYESGNFLAKEHITKRGNPYARKILFKCIHNIASASHTNPCHIADFYEKRKRQSQVTSTKPHTIASIHRLIRTMYYLITHNKLYDYTSTQNR; this is translated from the coding sequence ATGCGAGTAGTTTTTGGGATTGACGTGAGTAAAGCAAGCTCAGAAGTGGCCATCTTGGTCAATGGAGAAAAAGTACATGGCTATACCATTCCCAATGATGCCATCGGATTTAATCGACTACTTGGGGACTTGAAGACTGTTCACGAGCCAGAGATTATCTTCGAGGCGACTGGTGTCTATTCTCGTCGTCTTCAGGCCTTCTTTGAGGATAATAGTTACGCTTATACACGGCTCAATCCCTTAGAATCCAAAAAACAACTAGATAGCTTACGAGTACGTAAAACCGATAAGATTGACGCTGAAAAACTAGCTGCGTCTCAGTTCATCCTCAATCGTAAACCAAGCTATGTCCAAGAAGCGCTTTATCAAGAATTACGCGATCTCAGCCGTTTCTATCAGAATCTTACTGAGGATATCGTCTGCGCTAAAAACCGTCTGCACAAGGTTTTACAGGTCACTTTTCCTGAATTGGAAAACATCTTGTCGGCACCAACTGGGGAACAATATTGGAACTTGGTCATGACTTTTCCATGTAATAGTTTTGTACTGGAGTCAGATGACGCCACATTAACAGCTATCATCCGTCAGTCTACGGCAAAACGCATCTCTGAAAAACGTGTGACTTACTTAGTAGATAAGCTTACAAAACTAGCTAATCAGTCTTATTGTGCGGTTAAGAAAACCTCTCCAGTGATAGAAGAGGTCAAATACTATGCAGGGGAGTTACTTAGGCTTTCGGAACACAGACAAGGTGTTTTAGAGGAGATGGTAACATTAGCTCAATCTTTGCCAGAATACGAGATTCTTCTCTCTATTCCTGGAATAGCCGAAACCACAGCGACAAGTATTATTGGCGAACTTGGTGACATTCGTCGATTTCACTCTGCCAATCAAATCAATGCTTTTATAGGCATTGACCTCAGACACTATGAATCTGGAAATTTTCTAGCTAAGGAACATATCACTAAACGTGGGAATCCCTATGCCAGAAAGATTCTTTTTAAGTGCATTCATAACATAGCTTCAGCTAGCCACACCAATCCTTGTCATATCGCAGACTTCTATGAGAAACGGAAAAGACAATCGCAAGTGACTTCAACTAAACCACACACGATTGCCTCTATACATCGTCTCATTAGAACAATGTATTACCTCATAACGCATAACAAACTTTATGATTATACTTCTACCCAAAATCGGTAA